In the Limanda limanda chromosome 10, fLimLim1.1, whole genome shotgun sequence genome, one interval contains:
- the LOC133012332 gene encoding tripartite motif-containing protein 16-like yields the protein MEQQENHLDRERFCCWICEDLLKDPVTTVCGHSYCKSCINTHWDKEEERGSYSCPQCGQTFTPRPVLETNTMLAAIVEELKKTGLQAAPADHCYAGPEDVASDFCTGRKRKALKSCLDGLDSYCEKHLQPHLQSAPLKKHKLVEPSEKLQENICSRHYEVMEMFCLTDQQCICYLCSVEEHKDHDTVSAAAERTERQRELGLRRQTIQQRVQDTEKDVKLLQKEKEAVNGSADKAVRNSEKIFTEMIRLLDKRSSDVEQQIRSQQETELSRVRELQERLEQEITELKRKDHELKQLSDTEDHNQLLHNYPSLSPLSESTHSSSIRIRPLRDFEDVTAAVSQVGGRLQDILSETETEILQIVSQVDVLLRPETRADFLKYSQEITLNPNTANRYLLLSEGNRKVKKLREDQDYSYHKDRFTYCAQVLSRKSLTRRCYWEVDVAVKVGGAVGVAVAYKNISRAGRSDECGFGSNEKSWSLYCYRNRYIFRYNRIETRVSGPVSSRVGVYLDHSTGVLSFYSVSDTMTLLHRVQTTFTQPLYAGVRVNWYDSTAEFCKLK from the coding sequence atggagcagcaagaaaatcacctggacagagaaaggttctgctgttggatctgtgaggatctactgaaggatccggtgactactgtctgtggacacagctactgtaagagctgtattaacacccactgggacaaagaggaggagagaggaagctacagctgtccacAGTGtggacagaccttcacaccgaggcctgtcctggagacaaacaccatgttagctgctatagtggaggagctgaagaagactggactccaagctgctcctgctgatcactgctatgctggacctgaagatgtggcctctGATTTCTGCACTGGAAGAAAacggaaagctctcaagtcctgtttggatGGTTtggactcttattgtgaaaaacacctccagcctcatcttcagtcagctccattgaagaagcacaagctggtggagccctcagagaagctccaggagaacatctgctctcgtcactatgaggtgatggagatgttctgcctcactgatcagcagtgtatctgttatctctgctctgtggaggaacataaagaccacgacacagtgtcagctgcagcagaaaggactgagaggcagagagagctcgggctgaggagacaaacaatccagcagagagtccaggacacagagaaagacgtgaagctgcttcaaaaggagaaggaggccgtcaatggctctgctgataaagcagtgaggaacagtgagaagatcttcactgagatgatccgtctgctggacaaaagaagctctgatgtggagcagcagatcagatcccagcaggaaactgaactgagtcgagtcagagagcttcaggagagactggagcaggagatcactgagctgaagaggaaagaccatgaactgaagcagctctcagacacagaggatcacaaccagcttctacacaactacccctcactgtcaccactcagtgaatctacacactcatccagcatcaggatccgtcctctgagggactttgaggacgtgacagcagctgtgtcacaggtcggaggtcgactacaggacattctgagtgagacagagacagagattctacagattgtgtctcaagtggatgttttactgcgaccagagaccagagctgacttcttaaaatattcacaggaaatcacactgaatccaaacacagcaaacagatatctgttattatctgagggaaacagaaaagtaaaaaaactgaGAGAAGATCAGGATTATTCTTATCACAAagacagattcacttattgtgctcaggtcctgagtagaaaGAGTTTGACtcgacgttgttactgggaggtggatgTGGCGGTGAAGGTGGGAGGAGCAGTTggtgtagcagtcgcatacaagaatatcagcagagcaggacgcTCAGATGAATGTGGATTTGGATCCAATGaaaaatcttggtcattatattgttatagaAACAGATATATCTTTCGTTACAACAGAATCGAGACTcgagtgtcaggtcctgtgtcctccagagtaggagtgtacctggatcacagtacaggtgttctgtccttctacagcgtctctgacaccatgactctcctccacagagtccagaccaccttcactcagcctctctatgctggagttagggttaATTGGTATGattccacagctgagttctgtaaactcaaatag